The following are from one region of the Amycolatopsis sp. QT-25 genome:
- a CDS encoding ABC transporter ATP-binding protein, which yields MNTPAVEITGLVKRYGSTTAVDGLDLRMERGSLLALLGPNGAGKTTTVEICEGFLRPDEGEVRVLGMNPAREGSALRPRIGVMPQGGGAYPGVRADEMLGLVAACAANPLEPAWLLDVLGLAGARKTPFKRLSGGQQQRLSLACALVGRPELLFLDEPTAGMDPQARRLVWDLLGALRADGVSVLLTTHLMEEAETLADTVVIVDHGKVVVEGSPQALTVESGETAQLRFKARTRLDTALLTAALPEGHLVHESAPGTYLVEGTIDPQVVSTVTAWCAQQGVMPEELQVGRRTLEEVFLELTGRELRA from the coding sequence GTGAACACCCCCGCCGTCGAGATCACCGGGCTGGTGAAACGCTACGGATCCACCACCGCCGTCGATGGACTCGACCTGCGGATGGAACGTGGCTCGTTGCTCGCGCTGCTCGGCCCGAACGGGGCCGGCAAGACCACCACCGTCGAGATCTGCGAAGGCTTCCTGCGGCCTGACGAAGGCGAAGTCCGCGTGCTGGGGATGAACCCGGCGCGGGAGGGCTCGGCACTGCGGCCGCGGATCGGGGTGATGCCCCAGGGCGGCGGCGCCTATCCCGGCGTCCGCGCCGACGAGATGCTCGGACTGGTCGCCGCGTGCGCGGCGAACCCGCTCGAACCCGCCTGGCTGCTGGATGTCCTCGGTCTCGCGGGAGCGAGGAAGACGCCGTTCAAACGGCTCTCCGGCGGGCAGCAGCAACGGCTTTCGCTCGCATGCGCGCTCGTCGGCCGCCCGGAACTGCTGTTCCTCGACGAGCCGACGGCGGGTATGGACCCGCAGGCCCGCCGTCTGGTCTGGGATCTGCTCGGCGCACTGCGCGCCGACGGCGTCAGCGTGCTGCTCACCACGCATCTGATGGAGGAGGCCGAAACGCTGGCCGACACCGTGGTGATCGTGGACCACGGCAAGGTCGTCGTCGAAGGCTCTCCGCAGGCGCTGACCGTCGAGTCCGGTGAGACCGCGCAGCTTCGCTTCAAGGCCCGGACGCGACTCGATACCGCCCTGCTGACCGCGGCACTGCCCGAGGGGCATCTCGTCCACGAGTCGGCGCCGGGGACGTACCTCGTCGAGGGCACGATCGACCCGCAGGTGGTGTCGACGGTGACGGCGTGGTGCGCCCAGCAGGGCGTCATGCCGGAGGAACTGCAGGTCGGCAGGCGCACACTGGAAGAGGTCTTCCTGGAGCTGACCGGACGGGAACTGCGCGCATGA
- the mptB gene encoding polyprenol phosphomannose-dependent alpha 1,6 mannosyltransferase MptB, with protein sequence MATLTPGHPHEAEPLNDEELRGLNVVRRFGAVGSLFLALGSLGAGAAPVINPVQEIPVLRLFTRIPMVSLAMGLAGMAIIVLSWLLLGRFAQPARRRLATQGQLARTIALWCAPLLVIPPLFSRDVYSYLAQSEIVARGMDPYSLGPAEALGVSDPLTSGVSNMWRETPAPYGPLLLRLGGWLAPLSSGNIVTGVLLQRGLALIGVVLIIWALPRLARRFGVQPATALWLGAANPLLIFHFVAGAHNDALAIGLMVAGLEVGLQRMPVRFKHDAPPPLAKGELLYIGFGVVLITLGVAVKINAILALPFFTVMVARRRHGRIKDLVTAAVPMALLFGVVLVAVCYGTGLGFGWVGALETPGLVRSWISPTSELAALGGVLGIALGLGNHTNAMVPILGALGYVVAGAVTVKFLWDSFKWRYRPIIGLGVSLGAVMVLHVALQPWYLLWAIIPLAAAAGTSRFRMAATIVTAVLPFLLPTTGSTFEGRGFVLPFAWAAAGVVTLLGLFLVHRLSPLLLSRPSPEHSVPA encoded by the coding sequence GTGGCGACTCTCACTCCCGGGCACCCGCACGAAGCGGAGCCGCTGAACGACGAGGAACTGCGCGGCCTGAACGTGGTCCGCCGGTTCGGCGCGGTCGGCTCCCTGTTCCTCGCCCTCGGCTCGCTCGGCGCGGGCGCCGCGCCGGTGATCAACCCGGTGCAGGAGATCCCGGTCCTGCGGCTGTTCACCCGCATCCCGATGGTCTCGCTCGCGATGGGCCTGGCCGGGATGGCGATCATCGTGCTGAGCTGGCTGCTGCTCGGCCGGTTCGCGCAGCCCGCGCGCCGCCGCCTCGCCACCCAGGGCCAGCTCGCCCGCACCATCGCGCTCTGGTGCGCACCGCTGCTGGTCATCCCGCCGCTGTTCTCCCGCGACGTCTACAGCTATCTCGCGCAGAGCGAGATCGTCGCCCGCGGGATGGACCCGTACTCCCTCGGACCCGCCGAAGCGCTCGGCGTCTCCGACCCGCTGACCTCGGGCGTCTCCAACATGTGGCGCGAGACCCCGGCGCCCTACGGCCCGCTGCTGCTGCGCCTCGGCGGCTGGCTGGCTCCGCTGAGCAGCGGCAACATCGTGACCGGGGTGCTGCTGCAGCGCGGGCTCGCGCTGATCGGCGTCGTCCTGATCATCTGGGCGCTGCCCCGGCTGGCCCGGCGGTTCGGGGTCCAGCCCGCGACCGCGCTGTGGCTCGGCGCGGCGAATCCGCTGCTGATCTTCCACTTCGTCGCGGGCGCCCACAACGACGCGCTGGCGATCGGGCTCATGGTGGCCGGGCTGGAGGTCGGTCTCCAGCGGATGCCGGTGCGGTTCAAACACGACGCGCCTCCCCCGCTGGCCAAGGGCGAACTGCTCTACATCGGATTCGGGGTGGTGCTCATCACCCTCGGCGTCGCGGTGAAGATCAACGCGATCCTCGCGCTGCCGTTCTTCACCGTGATGGTGGCCAGACGACGGCACGGCCGGATCAAGGACCTGGTCACCGCCGCGGTGCCGATGGCGTTGCTGTTCGGGGTGGTGCTGGTGGCGGTCTGCTACGGCACCGGCCTCGGTTTCGGTTGGGTCGGCGCGCTCGAGACGCCGGGACTGGTCCGCTCGTGGATCTCGCCGACGTCGGAACTCGCCGCGCTCGGCGGTGTCCTCGGCATCGCCCTCGGCCTCGGCAACCACACCAACGCGATGGTGCCGATCCTCGGCGCGCTCGGCTATGTCGTCGCGGGCGCGGTGACGGTCAAGTTCCTCTGGGACAGCTTCAAATGGCGCTACCGGCCGATCATCGGCCTCGGTGTCTCGCTGGGCGCGGTGATGGTGCTGCACGTCGCGCTCCAGCCCTGGTACCTGCTGTGGGCGATCATCCCGCTCGCCGCGGCTGCCGGCACCTCACGGTTCCGCATGGCGGCGACGATCGTCACCGCGGTCCTGCCGTTCCTGCTGCCGACGACGGGAAGCACCTTCGAGGGCCGCGGCTTCGTCCTGCCGTTCGCGTGGGCCGCCGCCGGGGTCGTCACGCTACTGGGGCTGTTCCTCGTCCATCGCCTTTCCCCGCTACTGCTGTCCAGACCGTCCCCGGAGCATTCGGTCCCGGCGTGA
- a CDS encoding winged helix-turn-helix transcriptional regulator, with the protein MPRAEVQPVPVQVGPEGRTRHEVARLLLEQGPMTAVVVAEQLGISAAAVRRHLDALLADGEAETRDAPRRGPRGRGRPAKNFLLTEAGRARFGHAYDDLASSAIRFLAEHAGEDAVKAFAEARVASLVGPHQDAITQHADPAARAEALAAALTREGYAASTRQVGVGEQLCQHHCPVAHVAAEFPQLCEAETEAFAELLGTHVQRLATIARGDNACTTHVPVVSTGHPAKPGPGSTAPSPGRTARIPNGGKPA; encoded by the coding sequence ATGCCCCGCGCCGAGGTCCAGCCTGTCCCCGTACAGGTCGGCCCCGAGGGTCGGACCAGGCACGAAGTGGCCCGCTTGCTGCTGGAACAGGGTCCGATGACCGCTGTCGTGGTGGCCGAGCAGCTGGGGATCAGCGCCGCCGCCGTCCGCCGTCATCTCGACGCGCTGCTCGCCGACGGTGAAGCCGAAACCCGGGACGCGCCCCGCCGCGGTCCCCGCGGGCGAGGACGTCCCGCCAAGAACTTCCTGCTGACCGAAGCCGGCCGGGCCCGGTTCGGGCACGCCTACGACGACCTCGCGTCCTCGGCCATCCGCTTCCTCGCCGAGCACGCCGGGGAAGACGCGGTGAAGGCCTTCGCGGAGGCGCGGGTCGCCTCGCTGGTCGGCCCGCATCAGGACGCGATCACCCAGCACGCGGATCCCGCCGCTCGCGCCGAGGCCCTCGCTGCGGCGTTGACCAGGGAAGGTTACGCTGCGTCGACCCGTCAGGTCGGTGTCGGTGAACAGCTCTGCCAGCACCATTGCCCGGTCGCCCACGTCGCCGCCGAGTTCCCTCAGTTGTGCGAAGCCGAGACAGAGGCTTTCGCGGAACTTCTGGGTACCCACGTCCAGCGACTGGCGACCATCGCACGCGGTGACAACGCGTGCACCACCCACGTACCCGTCGTCTCGACGGGTCACCCGGCCAAACCAGGGCCGGGAAGCACGGCGCCCTCTCCAGGGCGCACAGCACGGATCCCGAATGGAGGGAAACCCGCATGA
- the sufB gene encoding Fe-S cluster assembly protein SufB, protein MTAAAEQRTPTTAPMSQEETIESLGKYAFGWADSDEAGSTARRGLNEDVVTDISSKKSEPEWMREARLKALKLFDLKPMPNWGADLSGIDFDNIKYFVRSSEKQATSWEDLPEDIKNTYDRLGIPEAEKQRLVAGVAAQYESEVVYHSIREDLEAQGVLFLDTDTALKEHPELFKEYFGSVIPAGDNKFSALNTAVWSGGSFIYVPKGVKVDIPLQAYFRINTENMGQFERTLIIVDEDAYVHYVEGCTAPIYQSDSLHSAVVEIIVKKGARCRYTTIQNWSNNVYNLVTKRAKCEEGATMEWIDGNIGSKVTMKYPSVFLMGEHAKGEVLSVAFAGEGQHQDAGAKMEHLAPHTSSTIVSKSVARGGGRTSYRGLVKVAKRAHHSRSSVVCDALLVDTISRSDTYPYVDIRNDEVSMGHEATVSKVSEDQMFYLMSRGLDEAEAMAMIVRGFVEPIARELPMEYALELNRLIELQMEGSVG, encoded by the coding sequence ATGACTGCCGCTGCCGAGCAGCGCACTCCCACCACCGCGCCCATGAGCCAAGAAGAGACCATCGAGTCCCTTGGCAAGTACGCGTTCGGCTGGGCGGACTCCGACGAGGCGGGCTCAACGGCCCGTCGAGGACTCAACGAGGACGTCGTCACCGACATCTCCTCGAAGAAGTCCGAGCCGGAGTGGATGCGCGAAGCGCGACTCAAGGCGCTCAAGCTTTTCGACTTGAAGCCGATGCCCAACTGGGGTGCGGACCTCTCCGGGATCGACTTCGACAACATCAAGTACTTCGTGCGGTCCAGTGAGAAGCAGGCCACTTCCTGGGAAGACCTGCCCGAGGACATCAAGAACACCTACGACCGGCTGGGCATCCCCGAGGCGGAGAAGCAGCGCCTCGTCGCCGGTGTCGCCGCGCAGTACGAGTCCGAGGTCGTCTACCACTCGATCCGCGAGGACCTGGAGGCCCAGGGCGTCCTGTTCCTGGACACCGACACCGCGCTCAAGGAGCACCCGGAGCTCTTCAAGGAGTACTTCGGTTCCGTGATCCCGGCCGGGGACAACAAGTTCTCCGCGCTGAACACCGCGGTGTGGTCGGGTGGTTCGTTCATCTACGTGCCCAAGGGCGTCAAGGTGGACATCCCGCTGCAGGCCTACTTCCGGATCAACACCGAGAACATGGGCCAGTTCGAGCGGACCCTGATCATCGTCGACGAAGACGCCTACGTGCACTACGTCGAGGGTTGCACCGCGCCGATCTACCAGTCCGACTCGCTGCACTCGGCGGTCGTGGAGATCATCGTGAAGAAGGGCGCCCGCTGCCGCTACACGACCATCCAGAACTGGTCGAACAACGTCTACAACCTGGTCACCAAGCGCGCCAAGTGCGAAGAGGGCGCGACCATGGAGTGGATCGACGGCAACATCGGTTCCAAGGTCACGATGAAGTACCCGTCCGTGTTCCTCATGGGCGAGCACGCCAAGGGCGAGGTCCTCTCGGTCGCGTTCGCGGGCGAAGGCCAGCACCAGGACGCCGGCGCGAAGATGGAGCACCTGGCGCCGCACACCTCCTCGACCATCGTGTCGAAGTCGGTGGCGCGCGGCGGTGGCCGCACCTCCTACCGCGGCCTGGTCAAGGTCGCGAAGCGGGCGCACCACTCGCGGTCCAGTGTCGTCTGCGACGCGCTGCTCGTCGACACGATCTCGCGGTCGGACACCTATCCGTACGTCGACATCCGCAACGACGAGGTCTCCATGGGCCACGAGGCGACCGTCTCGAAGGTCAGCGAAGACCAGATGTTCTACCTCATGTCGCGCGGTCTCGACGAGGCCGAGGCCATGGCGATGATCGTGCGCGGGTTCGTCGAGCCCATCGCGCGTGAGCTGCCGATGGAGTACGCGCTCGAGCTGAACCGCCTGATCGAGCTTCAGATGGAAGGGTCCGTCGGCTAG
- the sufD gene encoding Fe-S cluster assembly protein SufD, with translation MSVTENNVSEAMREGVVIPATSRAERFTSYDVEAFEVPGGREENWRFTPMKRLRGLHDGSAAASGSATVNADAAPELKIEQVGRDDERLGAAGVPSDRIAAQAYSSFTEATVITVPKETKTSKPSTVKITGPGEGKVAYGHVQVRAEQFSEAVIVLDHVGSGTYADNVEFVIGDSANVTVVSVQDWADDAVHVSEQHLELGRDATLKHIVITLGGDLVRVSPTATFADKGGDVEMLGLYFADEGQHQEHRLFVDHAVPNCKSRVMYKGALQGDGAHTVWVGDVLIRAAAEATDTYELNRNLVLTPGARADSIPNLEIETGEIEGAGHASATGRFDDEQLFYLQSRGIGEDAARRLVVRGFFHEILVKIGVPEVRERLEAAIEAELEAVGV, from the coding sequence ATGTCGGTTACCGAGAACAACGTTTCCGAAGCGATGCGCGAGGGCGTGGTCATCCCGGCCACGTCCCGCGCGGAGCGCTTCACCTCCTACGACGTCGAGGCCTTCGAGGTCCCGGGCGGTCGTGAGGAGAACTGGCGGTTCACCCCGATGAAGCGGCTGCGAGGCCTGCACGACGGGTCCGCCGCCGCTTCGGGTTCGGCCACGGTGAACGCCGACGCCGCGCCCGAACTGAAGATCGAGCAGGTCGGCCGGGACGACGAGCGCCTCGGCGCCGCGGGTGTCCCGAGCGACCGGATCGCCGCGCAGGCGTACTCCTCGTTCACCGAGGCCACCGTCATCACGGTGCCCAAGGAGACGAAGACGTCGAAGCCGTCGACGGTGAAGATCACCGGCCCCGGCGAGGGCAAGGTCGCCTACGGGCACGTGCAGGTGCGCGCCGAACAGTTCTCCGAGGCCGTCATCGTCCTCGACCACGTCGGCTCCGGCACCTACGCCGACAACGTCGAGTTCGTGATCGGCGATTCGGCGAACGTGACCGTGGTCAGCGTCCAGGACTGGGCCGACGACGCGGTGCACGTCTCCGAGCAGCACCTCGAGCTCGGCCGCGACGCCACGCTCAAGCACATCGTCATCACCCTGGGCGGTGACCTCGTCCGCGTCTCGCCGACGGCGACCTTCGCCGACAAGGGCGGCGACGTCGAGATGCTCGGCCTGTACTTCGCGGACGAAGGTCAGCACCAGGAGCACCGTCTCTTCGTCGACCACGCGGTGCCGAACTGCAAGTCGCGGGTGATGTACAAGGGCGCGCTGCAGGGCGACGGCGCGCACACCGTGTGGGTCGGCGACGTGCTGATCCGGGCGGCCGCCGAGGCCACCGACACCTACGAGCTCAACCGCAACCTGGTGCTGACGCCGGGCGCGCGGGCGGACTCGATCCCGAACCTGGAGATCGAGACCGGCGAGATCGAAGGCGCCGGCCACGCGAGCGCCACGGGAAGGTTCGACGACGAGCAGTTGTTCTACCTTCAGTCGCGCGGAATCGGCGAAGACGCCGCGCGCCGCCTGGTCGTACGCGGGTTCTTCCACGAGATCCTGGTCAAGATCGGTGTTCCCGAGGTGCGCGAGCGTCTCGAGGCCGCGATCGAAGCCGAACTCGAAGCCGTGGGCGTCTAA
- the sufC gene encoding Fe-S cluster assembly ATPase SufC, whose translation MPTLEIKDLHASVTTEEGPKEILKGVNLTISSGETHAIMGPNGSGKSTLSYAIAGHPKYEVTSGQVLLDGEDVLEMSVDERARAGLFLAMQYPVEVPGVSMSNFLRTAATAVRGEAPKLRHWVKEVKEEMGKLDISSEFAERSVNEGFSGGEKKRHEILQLALLKPKIAILDETDSGLDVDALRVVSEGVNEFKSNNDAGVMLITHYTRILRHITPDFVHVFAGGRIVESGGRELADELEENGYVKYTGSAETAAV comes from the coding sequence ATGCCTACGCTGGAAATCAAGGATCTGCACGCCTCGGTCACGACCGAGGAGGGCCCCAAGGAGATTCTCAAGGGCGTCAACCTGACCATTTCCTCGGGCGAGACCCACGCGATCATGGGCCCCAACGGGTCGGGCAAGTCCACGCTGTCCTACGCCATCGCCGGTCACCCCAAGTACGAAGTCACCTCCGGGCAGGTTCTGCTCGACGGTGAGGACGTGCTGGAGATGAGTGTCGACGAGCGCGCCCGCGCGGGCCTGTTCCTCGCCATGCAGTACCCGGTCGAGGTACCGGGCGTGTCCATGTCCAACTTCCTCCGCACCGCGGCCACCGCGGTCCGTGGCGAGGCTCCCAAGCTGCGCCACTGGGTCAAGGAGGTCAAGGAGGAGATGGGCAAGCTGGACATCTCGTCCGAGTTCGCCGAGCGTTCGGTGAACGAGGGCTTTTCCGGCGGCGAGAAGAAGCGCCACGAGATCCTGCAGCTGGCGCTGCTCAAGCCCAAGATCGCCATCCTCGACGAGACCGACTCCGGCCTCGACGTCGACGCGCTGCGCGTCGTGTCCGAAGGCGTCAACGAGTTCAAGTCGAACAACGACGCCGGCGTCATGCTGATCACGCACTACACGCGGATCCTGCGGCACATCACGCCCGACTTCGTGCACGTCTTCGCGGGCGGCAGGATCGTCGAGTCCGGTGGCCGTGAACTCGCGGACGAGCTCGAGGAGAACGGGTACGTCAAGTACACCGGCTCCGCCGAGACCGCCGCCGTCTGA
- a CDS encoding cysteine desulfurase, with the protein MTTTTANSPDGPSAGTSTPGRAAPLDVATIRADFPILTRTVRDGKPLVYLDSGATSQKPVQVLEAERRFLETSNAAVHRGAHQLAEEATDAYESARVRIAEFVGASPHELVFTKNATEGINLVAYAMSNAATAGSGAERFKIGPGDEIVVTEMEHHANLVPWQQLCQRTGATLKWFSVTADGRLDLSKVDELITARTKVLAFTHQSNVLGTINPVEFLVKKARKVGALVVLDACQSVPHFPVDLHALDVDFAAFAGHKMVGPYGIGVLYGRRELLEAMPPFLTGGSMIELVHMEQTTFAAPPQRFEAGTPMTSQAVGLGAAADYLSAIGMERVAAHEHLLTEAALAGLGEIPGVRIIGPTDMADRGGLVSFVIDGVHPHDSGQVLDSLGIAVRVGHHCAWPLHRACSVPATVRASFYVYNTLAEVDALVNGVREAQKFFGVA; encoded by the coding sequence ATGACCACCACCACGGCTAACTCTCCTGATGGACCCTCCGCTGGAACAAGTACGCCGGGCCGGGCCGCACCGCTGGACGTAGCGACCATCAGGGCCGACTTCCCGATCCTGACCCGCACGGTGCGGGACGGGAAACCCTTGGTGTATCTGGATTCCGGTGCGACGTCCCAGAAACCGGTGCAGGTGCTCGAAGCCGAGCGCCGGTTCCTGGAGACCTCGAACGCCGCGGTGCACCGCGGCGCGCACCAGCTCGCCGAAGAGGCGACCGACGCCTACGAATCCGCCCGCGTGCGGATCGCGGAGTTCGTCGGCGCCTCCCCGCACGAGCTGGTGTTCACCAAGAACGCCACCGAGGGCATCAACCTCGTCGCCTACGCGATGAGCAACGCCGCCACGGCCGGTTCGGGGGCCGAGCGGTTCAAGATCGGCCCCGGCGACGAGATCGTCGTCACCGAGATGGAGCACCACGCGAACCTGGTGCCGTGGCAGCAGCTCTGCCAGCGCACCGGCGCGACGCTGAAGTGGTTCTCCGTCACCGCGGACGGCAGGCTCGATCTGTCCAAGGTGGACGAGTTGATCACCGCGCGGACCAAGGTGCTGGCGTTCACGCACCAGTCCAATGTCCTCGGCACGATCAACCCGGTCGAGTTCCTGGTGAAAAAGGCCCGCAAGGTCGGCGCGCTGGTCGTGCTGGACGCCTGCCAGTCGGTGCCACACTTCCCGGTCGATCTCCACGCGCTGGACGTCGACTTCGCCGCCTTCGCCGGGCACAAGATGGTCGGCCCGTACGGCATCGGTGTCCTTTACGGCCGTCGCGAGCTGCTCGAAGCGATGCCGCCGTTCCTGACCGGCGGCTCGATGATCGAGCTGGTCCACATGGAGCAGACCACCTTCGCCGCGCCGCCGCAGCGGTTCGAGGCGGGCACCCCGATGACGTCGCAGGCCGTCGGCCTCGGCGCGGCCGCCGACTACCTGTCGGCGATCGGCATGGAGCGGGTCGCCGCGCACGAGCACCTCCTCACCGAGGCCGCGCTGGCGGGGCTCGGCGAGATTCCTGGCGTGCGGATCATCGGTCCCACCGACATGGCCGACCGCGGTGGACTGGTGTCGTTCGTCATCGACGGCGTCCACCCGCACGACTCGGGTCAGGTGCTGGACAGTCTCGGTATCGCCGTCCGCGTCGGGCACCACTGCGCGTGGCCGCTGCACCGGGCCTGCTCGGTCCCGGCGACCGTGCGCGCGTCGTTCTACGTCTACAACACCCTGGCCGAAGTGGACGCGCTGGTGAACGGTGTGCGTGAGGCGCAGAAGTTCTTCGGGGTGGCGTGA
- the sufU gene encoding Fe-S cluster assembly sulfur transfer protein SufU: protein MNLESMYQEIILDHYKNPHGRGLRDPFDAESFQVNPTCGDEVTLRVKVDDGKVADVSYEGQGCSISQASTSVLTDLVVGHTVEEAFTTMDAFVELMQGRGQIEPDEEVLEDGIAFAGVAKYPARVKCALLGWMAFKDAVARTTNGVETA from the coding sequence ATGAACCTGGAGAGCATGTACCAGGAGATCATCCTGGACCACTACAAGAACCCGCACGGCCGCGGTCTGCGCGATCCGTTCGACGCCGAATCGTTCCAGGTCAACCCGACCTGCGGCGACGAGGTGACGCTGCGGGTGAAGGTCGACGACGGGAAGGTCGCCGACGTCTCCTACGAGGGGCAGGGCTGTTCGATCAGCCAGGCTTCCACGTCGGTCTTGACGGATCTCGTCGTCGGGCACACCGTGGAGGAGGCGTTCACCACCATGGACGCCTTCGTCGAGCTGATGCAGGGCAGAGGGCAGATCGAACCGGACGAGGAAGTGCTGGAGGACGGCATCGCCTTCGCCGGCGTGGCCAAGTACCCGGCCCGCGTCAAATGCGCCCTGCTCGGGTGGATGGCGTTCAAGGACGCCGTCGCCCGCACGACCAACGGAGTTGAGACGGCATGA
- a CDS encoding metal-sulfur cluster assembly factor has product MTEQQTETREGRTAADLDAETAAVPDSADLAKVEDVEEAMRDVVDPELGINVVDLGLVYGIHVEADNTATIDMTLTSAACPLTDVIEDQTGAALVGGGTGLVKDFRINWVWMPPWGPEKITDDGREQLRALGFTV; this is encoded by the coding sequence ATGACCGAACAGCAGACCGAAACCCGCGAGGGGCGCACGGCCGCCGACCTCGACGCCGAGACCGCCGCCGTCCCGGACAGCGCCGACCTGGCGAAGGTCGAAGACGTCGAAGAGGCGATGCGTGACGTCGTCGACCCCGAACTCGGCATCAACGTCGTCGACCTCGGGCTGGTCTACGGCATCCATGTCGAGGCGGACAACACCGCCACCATCGACATGACCCTGACCTCGGCGGCCTGCCCGCTGACCGACGTCATCGAGGACCAGACCGGAGCCGCCCTCGTCGGCGGCGGAACCGGGCTGGTCAAGGACTTCCGGATCAACTGGGTCTGGATGCCGCCGTGGGGCCCGGAGAAGATCACCGACGACGGCCGCGAACAGCTGCGTGCCCTGGGCTTCACCGTCTGA
- a CDS encoding YnfA family protein, producing the protein MIARSIALFALAALLEIGGAWLIWQGVREHRGYLWIGAGVVALGLYGFVATLQPDANFGRILAAYGGVFVAGSLAWGMVADGYRPDRYDVVGALICLAGVGVIMYAPRG; encoded by the coding sequence ATGATCGCCCGGTCCATCGCGCTCTTCGCTCTCGCCGCCCTGCTGGAGATCGGTGGCGCCTGGCTGATCTGGCAAGGCGTCCGTGAGCATCGCGGCTACCTCTGGATCGGCGCGGGCGTAGTGGCGCTCGGCCTCTACGGTTTCGTCGCGACGCTCCAGCCCGACGCGAACTTCGGCCGCATCCTCGCCGCGTACGGCGGAGTGTTCGTCGCGGGTTCGCTGGCGTGGGGGATGGTCGCCGACGGCTACCGGCCGGATCGCTACGACGTCGTCGGCGCGTTGATCTGCCTGGCCGGAGTCGGCGTCATCATGTACGCGCCCCGAGGGTGA